The Burkholderia lata genome contains a region encoding:
- a CDS encoding HlyC/CorC family transporter, translated as MDQIPLWAQIGAVFLLLLCSSFFSISETAMMALNRHRLKHLASQGALGAKTTQGLLTRTDLLLSVILIGNNLFNTIIPVLTTSLALHTFGRNNVALSIATGIVAFLIIVFAEIAPKIVGATFPERIALPASLVIAPLMRVFKPVVWFVNALAHGVLRVLRINTAKGRDQRMSADELRAIVLESSSFMPTKHRSILLNLFDLENITVDDVMVPRRQIESLNFYAPLDDVLHQLETCYHNRLVVYEGDIDKVLGVLHVRKTLTALHNQEFDRETLRTLLAEPYYVPSGTPVVQQLQFFQETRQRTALVVNEYGELEGLVTPEDIIEELIGEFTTSMPRSERKGGWDDNGECIVSASMPLRELNRWLHLKLPTDGPKTLNGLVLEILEEIPEDDVCLKIGDVMLEVMRSDDQAVRTVKLFKPRGSRTARVTSR; from the coding sequence GTGGACCAAATTCCCTTATGGGCGCAAATCGGCGCCGTCTTCCTGCTTCTCCTCTGTTCCAGCTTCTTTTCGATTTCCGAGACCGCGATGATGGCGCTCAACCGCCATCGGCTGAAGCATCTCGCCAGCCAGGGCGCACTCGGCGCGAAAACCACGCAAGGCCTGCTCACGCGCACTGACCTGCTGCTCAGCGTGATCCTGATCGGCAACAACCTGTTCAACACGATCATCCCGGTCCTGACGACATCGCTCGCGCTGCATACGTTCGGCCGCAACAACGTCGCGCTGTCGATCGCGACCGGTATCGTCGCGTTCCTGATCATCGTGTTCGCCGAAATCGCGCCGAAGATCGTCGGCGCGACGTTCCCTGAACGCATCGCGCTGCCTGCGAGCCTCGTGATCGCGCCGCTGATGCGCGTGTTCAAGCCGGTCGTCTGGTTCGTCAACGCACTCGCGCACGGCGTGCTGCGCGTGCTGCGCATCAATACGGCGAAGGGTCGCGACCAGCGGATGTCGGCCGACGAGCTGCGCGCGATCGTGCTCGAATCGAGCAGCTTCATGCCGACCAAACACCGCAGCATCCTGCTCAACCTGTTCGACCTCGAGAACATCACGGTCGACGACGTGATGGTGCCGCGCCGCCAGATCGAGTCGCTCAACTTCTACGCACCGCTCGACGACGTCCTGCACCAGCTCGAAACCTGCTATCACAACCGACTCGTCGTCTACGAAGGCGACATCGACAAGGTGCTCGGCGTGCTGCACGTCCGCAAGACGCTGACCGCGCTGCACAACCAGGAGTTCGACCGCGAGACGCTGCGCACGCTGCTCGCCGAACCGTACTACGTGCCGTCCGGCACGCCGGTGGTGCAGCAGCTCCAGTTTTTCCAGGAAACGCGGCAGCGGACCGCGCTCGTCGTCAACGAGTACGGCGAGCTCGAAGGGCTCGTCACGCCCGAAGACATCATCGAGGAGCTGATCGGCGAATTCACCACGTCGATGCCGCGCAGCGAACGCAAGGGCGGCTGGGACGACAACGGCGAATGCATCGTCTCGGCAAGCATGCCGCTGCGCGAACTGAATCGCTGGCTGCACCTGAAGCTGCCGACCGACGGGCCGAAGACGCTGAACGGCCTGGTGCTCGAAATCCTCGAGGAAATTCCGGAAGACGACGTGTGCCTGAAAATCGGTGACGTGATGCTTGAAGTGATGCGCAGCGACGATCAGGCCGTGCGCACCGTCAAGCTCTTCAAGCCGCGCGGCTCGCGCACCGCACGCGTCACCTCCCGCTAG
- a CDS encoding polyprenyl synthetase family protein, translating to MSSSTASPTLSAAHLLAPITSDMEQVNRVIRQSLASDVLLINQIAEYIIGAGGKRLRPALLLLVAGALGETSHQRHVLAAVVEFIHTATLLHDDVVDESELRRGRQTANALFGNAASVLVGDYLYSRSFEMMVGVGKMRVMEILSEATTIISEGEVLQLLNMHDADVDETRYMQVIRYKTAKLFEASARLGAVLAGADAPTEAAAAEYGRRIGTAFQIMDDWLDYAGTVEAMGKNAGDDLREGKPTLPLIYLIERGTPEQSALAREAIEQGGTDRFDTIFEAITRSGALDHTLECARQEAQAAAAAIAAFPDSVYKESLLALCSYSTSRQS from the coding sequence ATGTCGTCGTCCACCGCCTCCCCCACCCTCAGCGCCGCCCATCTGCTCGCTCCGATCACCAGTGACATGGAGCAGGTGAATCGCGTTATCCGGCAAAGCCTCGCGTCCGATGTGCTGCTGATCAACCAGATCGCCGAGTACATCATCGGCGCGGGCGGCAAGCGGCTGCGTCCGGCATTGCTGCTGCTCGTCGCCGGCGCACTCGGCGAGACGTCGCACCAGCGGCACGTGCTGGCCGCCGTCGTCGAGTTCATCCACACGGCTACGCTGCTGCATGACGACGTCGTCGACGAATCCGAGCTGCGCCGCGGCCGCCAGACCGCCAATGCGCTGTTCGGCAACGCGGCGAGCGTGCTGGTAGGCGACTACCTCTATTCGCGCTCGTTCGAGATGATGGTCGGCGTCGGCAAGATGCGCGTGATGGAGATCCTGTCCGAAGCGACGACGATCATTTCCGAAGGCGAGGTGCTGCAGCTCCTCAACATGCACGACGCAGACGTCGACGAAACGCGCTACATGCAGGTGATCCGCTACAAGACGGCCAAGCTGTTCGAGGCGTCGGCCCGCCTGGGCGCGGTGCTCGCAGGCGCCGATGCGCCGACCGAGGCTGCCGCCGCCGAATACGGCCGCCGGATCGGCACGGCATTCCAGATCATGGACGACTGGCTCGACTACGCGGGCACCGTCGAGGCGATGGGCAAGAATGCCGGCGACGACCTTCGCGAAGGCAAGCCGACGCTGCCGCTCATCTATCTGATCGAACGCGGCACGCCCGAACAGTCGGCGCTGGCACGCGAGGCGATCGAACAGGGTGGTACCGATCGCTTCGACACGATCTTTGAAGCGATCACGCGCTCGGGCGCACTGGATCACACGCTCGAATGCGCACGCCAGGAAGCGCAGGCGGCGGCGGCTGCGATCGCTGCGTTCCCCGATTCGGTATACAAGGAAAGCCTGCTCGCGTTGTGCTCGTACTCGACGTCGCGGCAGTCGTAA
- the rplU gene encoding 50S ribosomal protein L21 gives MYAVIKTGGKQYKVAVGEKLKVEQIPADIDAEITLDQVLAVGEGESIKFGTPLVSGASVKATVVSHGRHAKVTIFKMRRRKHYQKHGGHRQNYTELRIDAINA, from the coding sequence ATGTACGCGGTCATAAAAACCGGCGGCAAGCAGTACAAAGTTGCCGTTGGCGAAAAACTCAAAGTAGAACAGATACCGGCTGACATTGACGCTGAAATCACGCTCGACCAGGTTCTCGCAGTGGGCGAAGGCGAATCGATTAAGTTCGGTACGCCGCTGGTCAGTGGGGCTTCCGTCAAGGCCACCGTTGTGTCGCACGGTCGTCATGCCAAGGTCACCATCTTCAAGATGCGTCGCCGGAAGCACTACCAAAAGCACGGCGGCCACCGCCAGAACTACACTGAGCTGCGCATCGACGCGATCAACGCGTAA
- the rpmA gene encoding 50S ribosomal protein L27: MAHKKAGGSSRNGRDSESKRLGVKVYGGQAINAGGIIVRQRGTRMHAGENVGMGKDHTLFALVDGHVKFATKGADKKHLVIVVPAAA; this comes from the coding sequence ATGGCACACAAAAAGGCAGGCGGCTCTTCCCGGAACGGCCGCGACTCCGAGTCGAAACGTCTCGGCGTGAAAGTGTACGGCGGCCAGGCAATCAATGCCGGCGGCATCATCGTGCGTCAGCGCGGTACGCGTATGCACGCAGGCGAGAACGTCGGCATGGGCAAGGATCACACCCTGTTCGCGCTGGTCGACGGTCACGTCAAGTTCGCGACGAAGGGCGCGGACAAGAAGCATCTGGTCATCGTTGTCCCGGCGGCTGCCTAA
- the obgE gene encoding GTPase ObgE, producing MKFIDEARIEVIAGDGGDGSASMRREKFVPFGGPDGGDGGRGGSVYAIADRNINTLIDYRYAKKHLARNGENGRGSDCYGKGGDDVTLRMPVGTIISDMDTGELIADLTEHDQQVMLAQGGSGGLGNLHFKSSTNRAPRQKTDGKPGERRMLRLELKVLADVGLLGMPNAGKSTFISSVSNARPKIADYPFTTLAPNLGVVRVGPSKSFVIADIPGLIEGAAEGAGLGHQFLRHLQRTGVLLHLVDLAPFDESVDPVAEATAIVGELRKYDEALYEKPRWLVLNKLDMVPEDERKARVADFLERFEWDGPVFEISALTGQGCEALCYAIYDYLAEHSDAHRAAEAEDLAADVRFRDEPPAKGGAAPGDDA from the coding sequence ATGAAGTTCATTGACGAAGCACGAATCGAAGTCATCGCCGGAGACGGAGGCGATGGCAGTGCGTCGATGCGCCGCGAGAAATTCGTCCCGTTCGGCGGGCCGGACGGCGGCGACGGCGGCCGGGGCGGTAGCGTATACGCGATCGCCGACCGCAACATCAACACGCTGATCGACTACCGTTACGCGAAGAAGCATCTGGCGCGCAACGGCGAAAACGGGCGCGGCTCGGATTGTTACGGCAAGGGCGGCGACGACGTCACGCTGCGCATGCCGGTCGGCACGATCATCAGCGACATGGATACCGGCGAGCTGATCGCCGACCTGACCGAGCACGACCAGCAGGTGATGCTTGCGCAGGGCGGCTCCGGCGGGCTCGGCAACCTGCATTTCAAGTCGAGCACGAACCGCGCACCGCGGCAGAAGACGGACGGCAAGCCCGGCGAGCGTCGCATGCTGAGGCTCGAACTGAAGGTGCTCGCCGACGTCGGCCTGCTCGGCATGCCGAACGCGGGCAAGTCGACGTTCATTTCGTCTGTGTCGAACGCGAGGCCGAAGATTGCCGACTACCCGTTCACGACGCTTGCGCCGAATCTCGGCGTGGTGCGTGTCGGTCCGAGCAAGAGCTTCGTGATCGCGGACATCCCGGGGCTGATCGAGGGCGCCGCCGAAGGCGCGGGCCTCGGCCACCAGTTCCTGCGCCACCTGCAGCGCACCGGCGTGCTGCTGCATCTGGTCGATCTCGCACCGTTCGACGAAAGCGTCGATCCGGTTGCGGAAGCGACGGCGATCGTCGGCGAGCTGCGCAAGTACGACGAGGCGCTCTACGAAAAGCCGCGCTGGCTCGTGCTCAACAAGCTCGACATGGTGCCGGAAGACGAGCGCAAGGCGCGCGTCGCGGATTTCCTCGAGCGCTTCGAGTGGGACGGCCCCGTGTTCGAGATCTCGGCACTGACGGGCCAGGGCTGTGAAGCGCTGTGCTACGCGATCTACGACTACCTCGCCGAACATTCGGACGCGCATCGTGCGGCGGAGGCGGAAGATCTCGCGGCGGACGTGCGTTTCCGCGACGAGCCGCCTGCCAAGGGCGGTGCGGCGCCGGGCGACGACGCCTGA
- the proB gene encoding glutamate 5-kinase: MRSIIADSKRLVVKVGSSLVTNDGKGLDHAAIGRWAAQIAALRAQGKEVVLVSSGAIAEGMQRLGWSKRPREIDELQAAAAVGQMGLAQVYESRFTEHDIRTAQILLTHADLADRERYLNARSTMLTLLRLGVVPIINENDTVVTDEIKFGDNDTLGALVANLIEGDALIILTDQSGLFTADPRKDPNATLVAEANAGAPELEAMAGGAGSSLGRGGMLTKILAAKRAAHSGANTVIASGRETDVLVRLAAGEAIGTQLIARTARMAARKQWMADHLQVRGHVVIDAGAVEKLTAGGKSLLPIGVIDVQGAFARGEVIACVGPDGREVARGLTNYSSAETKLIHRKPSGEIESVLGYMLEPELIHRDNLVLV; the protein is encoded by the coding sequence ATGCGTTCGATCATCGCGGATTCGAAGCGATTGGTGGTGAAGGTGGGCTCCAGCCTCGTGACCAACGACGGCAAGGGGCTCGATCATGCAGCAATCGGCCGTTGGGCGGCTCAGATCGCCGCACTGCGCGCCCAGGGCAAGGAAGTCGTGCTCGTCAGTTCGGGCGCGATTGCCGAAGGGATGCAGCGGCTAGGCTGGAGCAAGCGGCCGCGGGAAATCGACGAGTTGCAGGCTGCCGCCGCAGTCGGCCAGATGGGGCTCGCGCAGGTCTATGAGAGCCGCTTCACCGAGCACGACATCCGCACCGCGCAGATCCTGCTGACGCATGCCGACCTGGCGGACCGCGAGCGTTACCTGAATGCACGTTCGACGATGCTGACGCTGTTGCGGCTCGGCGTCGTGCCGATCATCAACGAGAACGACACGGTCGTCACCGACGAAATCAAGTTCGGCGACAACGACACGCTCGGCGCGCTCGTTGCAAACCTGATCGAAGGCGATGCACTGATCATCCTGACCGACCAGTCGGGGCTGTTCACCGCCGATCCGCGCAAGGATCCGAATGCGACGCTCGTTGCAGAAGCCAATGCAGGCGCGCCGGAACTCGAGGCGATGGCCGGCGGCGCGGGTTCGAGCCTCGGCCGCGGCGGGATGCTGACGAAGATCCTCGCGGCGAAGCGCGCGGCACACAGCGGCGCGAACACCGTGATCGCGAGCGGCCGGGAGACCGACGTGCTCGTGCGTCTGGCGGCCGGCGAGGCGATCGGCACGCAACTGATCGCACGTACCGCGCGGATGGCGGCGCGCAAGCAGTGGATGGCCGACCACCTTCAGGTGCGCGGCCATGTCGTGATCGACGCGGGCGCGGTCGAGAAGCTGACGGCCGGCGGCAAGAGCCTGCTGCCGATCGGCGTGATCGACGTGCAGGGTGCGTTCGCGCGCGGTGAAGTCATCGCGTGTGTTGGCCCCGACGGGCGCGAAGTGGCGCGTGGGCTCACGAACTACAGCAGTGCGGAGACGAAACTGATTCACCGCAAACCGAGCGGCGAGATCGAATCCGTGCTCGGCTACATGCTGGAGCCCGAGTTGATCCATCGCGACAACCTGGTGCTGGTGTGA
- a CDS encoding CNP1-like family protein, with translation MTGRDLGVAPFFYEECILKAIALALASIAAVATLAGCANSKTPTNKDDSEFVYLLDRQGTWKENAVDSLPPLPQTGDLLPFNVSQNTPLKFFVDAKSLAVGTDGVVRYAVVITSPAGARNVNYEGIRCDTYEWRQYAGLNSEHDGWDRTVENDWRRIENGELNAYHSALYQDYFCSNKMPQGTTQQILENIRFHRTAMSQLR, from the coding sequence ATGACCGGGCGCGACCTTGGTGTCGCGCCCTTTTTTTACGAGGAATGCATATTGAAAGCGATTGCTCTCGCGCTCGCATCGATTGCCGCGGTAGCCACGCTGGCAGGCTGCGCGAATTCGAAGACGCCCACCAACAAGGATGACAGCGAGTTCGTGTATCTGCTGGACCGCCAGGGCACCTGGAAGGAAAACGCGGTCGACTCGCTGCCGCCGCTGCCGCAAACGGGCGACCTGCTGCCGTTCAACGTATCGCAGAACACGCCGCTCAAGTTCTTCGTCGATGCGAAATCGCTCGCCGTCGGCACCGATGGCGTCGTGCGCTACGCGGTCGTCATCACGAGCCCGGCCGGCGCGCGCAACGTGAACTACGAAGGTATCCGCTGCGACACCTACGAATGGCGCCAGTATGCCGGCCTGAATTCGGAACACGACGGCTGGGATCGCACCGTCGAGAACGACTGGCGGCGCATCGAGAACGGCGAGCTGAATGCCTACCACTCGGCGCTCTATCAGGACTACTTCTGCTCGAACAAGATGCCGCAGGGCACGACCCAGCAGATCCTGGAAAACATCCGGTTTCACCGCACCGCGATGAGCCAGTTGCGCTGA
- a CDS encoding RNA pyrophosphohydrolase, which translates to MLDREGFRPNVGIILLNARNEVFWGKRLREHSWQFPQGGIKYGETPMQAMYRELHEETGLHPEHVKIIGRTRDWLRYEVPDKFIKREVRGHYRGQKQIWFLLRMVGRDCDICLRATDHPEFDAWRWNEYWVPLDAVIEFKRDVYQLALTELSRFLRRPAQRAEKPRGPRLSRYPRVIGVQAQQTLTIVDTSVVCSEIEVEASTLDEMPPHVIVGK; encoded by the coding sequence ATGCTGGATCGTGAAGGCTTTCGCCCGAACGTCGGCATCATCCTCTTGAACGCGCGCAACGAGGTGTTTTGGGGCAAGCGGCTCCGCGAGCATTCCTGGCAGTTTCCTCAAGGTGGGATCAAGTATGGCGAGACCCCCATGCAGGCGATGTACCGGGAACTGCACGAGGAAACGGGCCTGCATCCGGAACACGTCAAGATAATCGGCCGCACTCGCGACTGGTTGCGTTATGAGGTGCCTGACAAGTTCATTAAACGCGAAGTACGCGGTCATTACCGCGGCCAGAAGCAGATCTGGTTCCTGCTGCGGATGGTTGGACGCGATTGCGACATTTGCTTGCGCGCGACCGACCACCCGGAGTTCGATGCGTGGCGCTGGAACGAGTACTGGGTGCCGCTCGATGCGGTGATCGAGTTCAAGCGGGATGTCTATCAGTTGGCGCTGACGGAACTGTCGCGCTTCCTGCGCCGCCCGGCGCAGCGAGCCGAGAAGCCGCGCGGGCCGCGTCTGTCGCGCTATCCGCGCGTCATTGGCGTACAGGCCCAGCAGACGCTGACGATTGTCGACACATCGGTAGTCTGTTCGGAGATCGAAGTGGAAGCGAGCACGCTCGACGAGATGCCGCCCCACGTGATCGTCGGCAAATGA
- a CDS encoding proline--tRNA ligase encodes MKASRFFIGTLKEAPADAEIVSHKLMVRAGMIRRVAGGIYNYLPVGLRSIRKVEAIVREEMNRAGGIELLMPAVQPAELWQESGRWEQYGPELLRFKDRKDNDFVIGPTHEEVITDIARNQIKSYRQMPVNFYQIQTKFRDEIRPRFGVMRGREFIMKDAYSFDKDAAGLNESYRKMYDAYVRIFTRLGLEFRAVAADSGSIGGNFSHEFHVIADTGEDAIAYCPTSEFAANIEAAEALPLIAERAAPAEAMEKVATPGKAKCEAVAELLAIPLERTIKSIVLATDNEGAEPTIWLVMLRGDHDLNEIKVSKLPGLKNHRFATEQEIVEWFGTPPGYLGPVGTKKPVKVIADRTVANMSDFVVGANEVDYHIAGVNWGRDLPEPDVADVRNVKKGDPSPDGKGVIDICRGIEVGHVFQLGTKYSEAMGATFLDESGKPQPMLMGCYGVGVTRILGAAIEQNFDDKGIIWPESIAPFEVVLCPMGYDRSDMVRETADKLYAELVAAGIDVILDDRGERPGVMFADWELIGVPHRLVIGERGLKEGKIEYQGRRDAEATLLPADAAAATVAEKIRAALAR; translated from the coding sequence ATGAAAGCTTCCCGTTTCTTTATCGGCACCCTGAAAGAAGCACCCGCCGACGCAGAGATCGTCAGCCACAAGCTGATGGTGCGCGCCGGCATGATCCGTCGCGTCGCCGGCGGCATCTATAACTACCTGCCGGTCGGCCTGCGTTCGATTCGCAAGGTCGAGGCGATCGTGCGCGAGGAAATGAACCGGGCGGGCGGCATCGAGCTGCTGATGCCGGCCGTGCAACCCGCCGAGCTGTGGCAGGAGTCGGGCCGCTGGGAGCAGTACGGCCCCGAGCTGCTGCGCTTCAAGGACCGCAAGGACAACGACTTCGTGATCGGGCCGACGCACGAGGAAGTCATCACCGACATCGCGCGCAACCAGATCAAGAGCTACCGGCAGATGCCGGTGAACTTCTACCAGATCCAGACGAAGTTCCGCGACGAGATCCGTCCGCGCTTCGGCGTGATGCGCGGCCGCGAATTCATCATGAAGGACGCGTACTCGTTCGACAAGGATGCGGCCGGCCTGAACGAGTCGTATCGCAAGATGTACGACGCGTACGTGCGCATCTTCACGCGCCTCGGCCTGGAGTTCCGCGCGGTCGCGGCCGACAGCGGCTCGATCGGCGGCAACTTCTCGCACGAATTCCACGTGATCGCCGACACCGGTGAAGACGCGATCGCGTACTGCCCGACGTCCGAATTCGCGGCGAACATCGAGGCGGCCGAAGCGCTGCCGCTGATCGCCGAACGCGCAGCGCCGGCCGAAGCGATGGAGAAGGTCGCGACGCCCGGCAAGGCGAAGTGCGAAGCCGTCGCCGAACTGCTGGCCATCCCGCTCGAGCGCACGATCAAGTCGATCGTGCTCGCGACCGACAACGAAGGTGCCGAGCCGACCATCTGGCTCGTGATGCTGCGCGGCGATCACGACCTGAACGAGATCAAGGTGTCGAAGCTGCCGGGCCTGAAGAACCACCGCTTCGCGACCGAGCAGGAAATCGTCGAGTGGTTCGGCACGCCGCCGGGCTACCTCGGCCCGGTCGGCACGAAGAAGCCCGTGAAGGTGATCGCGGACCGCACGGTCGCGAACATGAGCGACTTCGTCGTCGGCGCGAACGAGGTCGATTACCACATCGCTGGCGTGAACTGGGGCCGCGACCTGCCCGAGCCGGACGTCGCCGACGTGCGTAACGTGAAGAAGGGCGACCCGTCGCCGGACGGCAAGGGCGTGATCGACATCTGCCGCGGCATCGAAGTCGGCCACGTGTTCCAGCTCGGCACCAAGTACTCGGAAGCGATGGGTGCGACGTTCCTCGACGAGTCGGGCAAGCCGCAGCCGATGCTGATGGGCTGCTACGGCGTCGGCGTCACGCGTATTCTCGGCGCGGCGATCGAGCAGAACTTCGACGACAAGGGCATCATCTGGCCCGAGTCGATCGCGCCGTTCGAAGTCGTGCTGTGCCCGATGGGCTATGACCGCAGCGACATGGTGCGCGAGACCGCCGACAAGCTGTACGCGGAACTCGTCGCAGCCGGCATCGACGTGATCCTCGACGATCGCGGCGAGCGCCCGGGCGTGATGTTCGCCGACTGGGAGCTGATCGGCGTGCCGCATCGCCTCGTGATCGGCGAGCGCGGCCTGAAGGAAGGCAAGATCGAGTATCAGGGCCGCCGCGACGCCGAAGCGACGCTGCTGCCGGCCGACGCGGCTGCGGCGACGGTCGCGGAGAAGATCCGCGCCGCGCTCGCGCGCTAA